A region from the Alnus glutinosa chromosome 5, dhAlnGlut1.1, whole genome shotgun sequence genome encodes:
- the LOC133869573 gene encoding uncharacterized protein LOC133869573: MAWRNFYNEVKGLKVKELPSHVKPMLSLNYVKSAVQRGLDNYHAKYIQTNSIDPLYHVCFGGMIFSYLVALPEERRHLEHQQHAKEHGQGGH; this comes from the coding sequence ATGGCGTGGAGGAATTTCTACAATGAGGTCAAGGGGCTGAAGGTGAAGGAACTGCCCAGCCATGTGAAGCCGATGCTTTCCCTAAACTATGTGAAGAGTGCAGTACAGAGAGGGCTGGACAACTACCATGCCAAGTACATCCAAACCAACTCCATTGACCCTCTCTACCATGTCTGTTTTGGTGGGATGATCTTCTCCTACCTGGTTGCACTCCCTGAGGAACGCCGTCACCTTGAGCACCAGCAGCATGCCAAGGAGCACGGCCAAGGAGGCCACTGA